One Shewanella sp. MR-4 DNA window includes the following coding sequences:
- the speF gene encoding ornithine decarboxylase SpeF produces the protein MKSLKVAASLSVRSCFEIDREVVNVLTTDFCDVGAAVVSVDDVRNGIVEKIKNTGLKLPIFVSVCCEETFPDDICSSITGVFELCGSNTDFYGKQVETAVQKYEQALLPPFFGTLKKYVEMGNSTFACPGHQGGQFFRKHPVGRQFFDFFGETIFRSDMCNADVKLGDLLIHEGAPLDAQKYAAKVFNADKTYFVLNGTSSSNKVATNALLAKGDLVLFDRNNHKSNHHGALIQAGATPIYLETARNPFGFIGGIDAHCFQESYLREQIRAVAPERADEQRPFRLAIIQLGTYDGTIYNARQVVDRIGHLCDYILFDSAWVGYEQFIPMMNDCSPLLLELTPEDPGIIVTQSVHKQQAGFSQTSQIHKKDSHIKGQARYCNHKRFNNAFMMHASTSPFYPLFAALDVNAKMHEGASGRYLWREAVKAGIEARKLLLKKCKYIKPFIPSMIEGRPWQDYPTEQMADDLRFFEFEPGQKWHSFDGYEKGQYFVDPCKFLLTTPGIDAETGKYTEFGIPATILANFLRENNIIPEKCDLNSILFLMTPAEDMAKMQHLVSQISRFEKLVDEDAPLSEVLPNVYNANKARYKDYTIRQLCQEMHNLYVSHDVKQLQKEMFRQAHFPTKVMDPQEANLEFIRGKVELVPLSQIEGRIAAEGALPYPPGVLCVVPGEIWGGAVQRYFLALEEGINLLPGFSPELQGVYLENTPDGKIQALGYVLNK, from the coding sequence ATGAAATCATTAAAAGTTGCCGCCAGCTTATCTGTTAGATCATGTTTTGAAATAGACAGAGAAGTCGTCAATGTATTAACCACAGATTTTTGCGATGTGGGTGCGGCTGTAGTCTCTGTTGATGATGTTAGAAATGGTATTGTTGAAAAAATTAAAAATACCGGATTGAAACTGCCTATTTTCGTATCAGTTTGTTGTGAAGAAACCTTCCCAGATGATATTTGCTCTTCTATTACCGGGGTATTTGAACTCTGCGGTAGCAATACCGATTTCTATGGCAAACAGGTCGAAACCGCCGTCCAAAAATATGAGCAAGCCCTATTACCGCCGTTCTTTGGCACACTGAAAAAATACGTGGAAATGGGCAACTCCACCTTCGCCTGCCCAGGCCATCAGGGTGGGCAATTCTTCCGTAAACATCCTGTGGGTCGCCAATTTTTCGATTTCTTTGGCGAAACCATTTTCCGCTCCGATATGTGTAATGCCGACGTTAAACTCGGCGATCTGTTAATCCATGAAGGCGCGCCACTGGATGCACAAAAATACGCGGCCAAAGTCTTTAACGCCGATAAAACCTACTTTGTGCTCAACGGAACTTCTTCTTCAAATAAAGTGGCGACCAACGCACTGCTGGCGAAGGGAGACTTGGTATTATTCGACCGTAACAACCATAAATCCAACCACCATGGCGCGTTAATTCAAGCCGGTGCGACACCGATTTATTTAGAAACCGCCCGTAACCCCTTCGGCTTTATTGGTGGCATCGACGCCCACTGCTTCCAAGAGTCTTATTTAAGGGAGCAGATCCGCGCCGTTGCACCTGAGCGTGCCGATGAACAACGTCCATTCCGTTTAGCCATTATCCAGCTGGGCACCTACGATGGCACTATCTACAACGCTCGCCAAGTAGTTGATCGTATTGGACATCTATGTGATTACATCCTGTTTGACTCGGCTTGGGTTGGCTATGAGCAATTTATTCCTATGATGAATGACTGCTCGCCTCTGCTGCTCGAACTGACGCCTGAAGATCCCGGTATTATCGTGACTCAGTCAGTACACAAACAGCAGGCAGGCTTCTCACAAACCTCGCAAATTCACAAAAAAGACTCACATATCAAAGGCCAAGCCAGATACTGCAACCATAAACGCTTCAACAACGCCTTTATGATGCACGCCTCTACCAGCCCCTTCTATCCGCTGTTTGCCGCATTGGATGTGAACGCTAAAATGCACGAAGGCGCCAGCGGCCGTTATCTGTGGCGTGAGGCGGTTAAAGCCGGTATTGAAGCTCGCAAGTTACTGCTCAAAAAATGTAAATATATCAAGCCATTTATCCCAAGCATGATCGAGGGACGCCCATGGCAGGATTATCCAACCGAACAAATGGCCGATGATTTACGTTTCTTCGAGTTTGAACCCGGACAAAAATGGCACTCCTTCGACGGTTACGAAAAAGGCCAATATTTCGTAGACCCTTGTAAGTTCCTATTAACCACGCCTGGTATCGATGCCGAAACGGGTAAATATACTGAGTTTGGTATTCCAGCAACTATTCTGGCTAACTTCTTACGTGAAAATAATATTATTCCCGAGAAGTGCGACTTAAATTCGATTTTATTCCTGATGACACCTGCGGAAGATATGGCGAAGATGCAACACTTAGTGTCGCAAATATCTCGCTTCGAAAAATTAGTCGACGAAGATGCGCCATTATCTGAAGTATTACCTAACGTCTATAACGCCAATAAAGCCCGTTATAAAGACTATACCATTCGTCAACTCTGCCAAGAAATGCACAACCTTTATGTCAGCCATGACGTAAAACAACTGCAAAAAGAAATGTTCCGTCAGGCGCATTTCCCAACAAAAGTGATGGACCCACAGGAAGCCAACCTCGAGTTTATCCGTGGCAAAGTGGAGTTAGTACCACTGTCACAAATTGAGGGACGCATTGCCGCAGAAGGTGCATTGCCTTATCCACCTGGAGTGTTATGTGTGGTCCCAGGTGAAATATGGGGTGGCGCTGTACAACGTTATTTCTTAGCCCTTGAAGAAGGCATCAACTTATTACCCGGATTCTCCCCTGAATTACAAGGTGTTTACCTCGAAAACACCCCAGACGGAAAAATCCAAGCCCTAGGTTATGTATTAAATAAATAA
- a CDS encoding porin, giving the protein MKKTCIALMLPMLLAATSSQAVELYNDQKNSLDLSGWLGFAALNDSHDTSVIDDSSRVRFSFERSERNGWTAFATTEWGINMVSSDDSLVMQGGKLAAEKTEDFLYNRLGYVGMSHDEWGSLSFGKQWGAYYDVAGTTDLPNVFAGYSVGAYAFSDGGLTGTGRADSAFIYRNSFGPVQIALQYAAKTNGDVTLKNDDGSEMTNSELNFDSSYGASLTYSLTDKFKLLAGFNRGDFEGHLGNTQVDETNEIVGIGAMYGDYYHYADNREASGLYVGFNAHQSKNNELVGGELYDATGAELMTAYQFDNGFVPMIVLSYLDLDTDASTPIQGKWTRQFAMLGLHYRYSNDTVMFAEMKLDFSNMDDPALEAQEDNGFAVGINYFF; this is encoded by the coding sequence ATGAAAAAAACATGCATCGCTCTAATGCTACCTATGCTGTTGGCCGCCACCAGCAGCCAAGCGGTTGAACTCTATAACGATCAAAAAAACTCATTAGATTTAAGTGGTTGGTTAGGCTTCGCGGCACTCAACGACAGCCACGATACCTCAGTAATTGATGACTCCTCCCGAGTACGATTTAGCTTTGAACGCAGCGAGAGAAATGGCTGGACCGCCTTTGCCACCACGGAATGGGGCATCAACATGGTGTCCAGCGATGACAGTTTAGTGATGCAAGGTGGCAAACTGGCCGCCGAAAAAACCGAAGACTTCCTCTATAACCGTTTAGGTTATGTCGGTATGTCGCACGATGAATGGGGTAGCCTCAGCTTTGGTAAGCAATGGGGCGCTTACTATGATGTTGCAGGCACGACGGATTTACCGAACGTCTTCGCCGGATATAGCGTCGGTGCCTACGCCTTTAGCGATGGCGGGCTAACAGGAACTGGCCGTGCCGACTCCGCGTTTATCTACCGTAATAGCTTTGGCCCAGTGCAAATTGCCCTGCAATACGCCGCCAAAACCAATGGTGATGTCACCTTAAAAAATGATGACGGCAGCGAAATGACCAACTCTGAGCTTAATTTCGACAGCAGTTACGGTGCCAGCCTGACCTACTCACTCACAGATAAATTTAAACTGCTCGCCGGCTTTAACCGTGGCGACTTTGAAGGCCATCTAGGTAACACTCAAGTCGATGAAACCAACGAAATCGTCGGTATCGGCGCCATGTATGGTGATTACTATCACTACGCCGATAACCGCGAAGCCAGCGGTCTCTACGTCGGCTTTAACGCCCATCAGAGTAAGAACAATGAGTTGGTCGGCGGCGAACTCTACGACGCTACTGGCGCTGAGCTGATGACGGCCTATCAATTCGATAACGGTTTTGTGCCTATGATTGTCCTCAGCTATTTGGACTTAGACACAGATGCCAGCACGCCCATCCAAGGCAAATGGACCCGCCAATTCGCCATGCTTGGACTGCACTACCGTTATAGTAACGACACTGTGATGTTTGCCGAAATGAAGTTAGATTTCAGCAACATGGATGACCCTGCACTCGAAGCGCAGGAAGATAATGGCTTTGCGGTAGGGATTAACTACTTCTTTTAG
- the potE gene encoding putrescine-ornithine antiporter produces the protein MSKSANKIGVVQLTIITIVNMMGSGIIMLPTQLAQVGTISILSWLVTAAGSTALAYAFAKCGMFSKKSGGMGGYAEYAFGRSGNFMANYTYAVSLLIANVAIAISAVGYAAVLLEVNLSPMAICLATIGVLWLATVANFGGARITGRVSSVTVWGIILPVIGVSLIGWFWFDIDLYKGAWNPHDMPFFKALGGSIAMTLWAFLGLESACANSETVDNPEKNVPIAVMGGTLGAALIYIVSTNVIAGIVPNAELANSNAPFGLAFAQMFNPVVGKIVMACAIISCTGSLLGWQFTIAQVFKASADEGFFPKVFSKVSKADAPIWGMTIIVSIQTLLSLMTISPSLSKQFEALVNLAVVTNIVPYILSMAALGVMQKQLKVPANKARVANVIAVIGALYSFYALYSSGETAVMLGAIATFFGWTIYGVISNKTPTAEIKAA, from the coding sequence ATGAGTAAATCAGCAAATAAAATTGGTGTCGTCCAATTAACTATTATCACCATAGTCAACATGATGGGTTCAGGTATTATCATGTTGCCTACCCAATTAGCCCAAGTCGGTACTATTTCTATCCTTTCTTGGTTAGTGACTGCGGCGGGTTCTACAGCGCTTGCCTATGCCTTTGCCAAATGCGGTATGTTCAGTAAAAAATCAGGTGGTATGGGCGGTTACGCCGAATATGCCTTCGGTCGTAGCGGTAACTTTATGGCGAACTACACCTATGCGGTATCGCTTTTAATCGCTAACGTCGCCATCGCTATCTCTGCCGTGGGTTATGCCGCGGTGCTACTCGAAGTGAACTTAAGCCCAATGGCTATCTGTCTTGCCACCATTGGCGTGCTTTGGTTAGCAACAGTGGCTAACTTTGGTGGCGCCCGCATTACGGGTCGCGTGAGTAGCGTTACCGTGTGGGGGATTATTCTGCCCGTGATTGGTGTGTCGTTAATCGGTTGGTTCTGGTTCGATATCGACCTCTACAAAGGTGCTTGGAACCCACACGATATGCCTTTCTTTAAAGCCTTAGGCGGTTCAATCGCGATGACTCTATGGGCATTCCTTGGCTTAGAATCAGCTTGTGCTAACTCGGAGACAGTTGATAACCCAGAGAAAAACGTTCCTATCGCCGTAATGGGCGGTACCTTAGGTGCAGCGCTTATCTATATCGTTTCAACCAACGTGATTGCCGGTATTGTGCCTAACGCTGAACTTGCCAACTCAAACGCACCTTTCGGTCTAGCCTTTGCGCAAATGTTTAACCCTGTGGTCGGTAAAATCGTGATGGCCTGCGCCATTATCTCCTGTACTGGCTCACTGCTGGGTTGGCAGTTCACTATCGCGCAAGTGTTTAAAGCCTCTGCCGATGAAGGTTTCTTCCCTAAAGTATTCTCTAAGGTCAGTAAAGCCGATGCACCAATTTGGGGTATGACCATCATCGTTTCGATTCAAACCCTGCTGTCTTTGATGACTATCAGCCCATCACTGAGCAAACAGTTTGAAGCCCTGGTTAACCTCGCCGTGGTGACTAACATTGTGCCTTACATCCTGTCCATGGCAGCCCTAGGTGTGATGCAAAAACAACTCAAAGTACCAGCGAACAAGGCCCGTGTTGCCAACGTGATTGCGGTTATCGGCGCCCTGTATAGCTTCTACGCCCTCTATAGCTCTGGTGAAACCGCAGTGATGTTAGGCGCTATCGCGACCTTCTTCGGTTGGACCATCTACGGGGTGATTTCTAATAAAACACCAACAGCTGAGATCAAAGCAGCGTGA
- the speFL gene encoding leader peptide SpeFL, giving the protein MAHIRRTRHIMMPSQRDYFDHSYIFLR; this is encoded by the coding sequence ATGGCTCACATCCGGCGCACCAGACATATCATGATGCCAAGCCAACGTGACTATTTCGACCATTCATACATCTTCCTTCGCTAA
- a CDS encoding helix-turn-helix transcriptional regulator, with protein MSQAVLGLLGQHPSAPWQQEDIADKLHMSTASLRRKLAQEDTSFRQLLAEVRLCQGLALLQNSTDSVLQIALACGYLSAEKFSTRFKQTFGLTPAAYRRTL; from the coding sequence GTGAGCCAAGCGGTGCTGGGCTTGCTCGGACAACATCCTTCAGCCCCATGGCAGCAAGAGGACATCGCCGACAAGTTGCATATGAGCACTGCCAGTTTAAGACGTAAACTGGCGCAGGAAGATACTAGTTTTAGGCAATTACTCGCCGAAGTACGTTTGTGCCAGGGCCTAGCGCTGTTGCAAAATTCTACGGATTCCGTCCTGCAAATTGCTTTAGCCTGCGGGTATTTGTCGGCAGAAAAATTCTCGACGCGCTTTAAGCAGACCTTTGGCCTGACACCCGCCGCGTATCGCCGTACCCTATGA
- a CDS encoding YbhB/YbcL family Raf kinase inhibitor-like protein translates to MMHLHKWIVGLGLLTAAFSSAQAMTLSSKDIGEGQQLSNQFVFNGFGCNGENLSPELTWSYAPKGTKAYAVTAYDPDAPTGSGWWHWAVYNIGGEQQQLAQGAGSKANALPQGAIALKNDFGTTDFGGACPPQGHGMHRYIFTVWALPSPLELPKEASPALLGFMLNAQALGSAKLTAVYQR, encoded by the coding sequence ATGATGCATTTACATAAGTGGATAGTCGGACTTGGGTTATTAACGGCGGCATTCAGCTCGGCGCAGGCCATGACCTTATCGAGTAAAGATATTGGCGAAGGTCAGCAATTATCGAATCAATTTGTTTTTAATGGATTCGGCTGTAATGGCGAGAATCTTTCTCCCGAACTCACTTGGAGTTATGCGCCAAAAGGCACAAAAGCCTATGCGGTGACGGCTTATGATCCCGATGCGCCAACGGGTAGTGGTTGGTGGCATTGGGCCGTCTACAATATTGGCGGCGAGCAACAACAGTTAGCCCAAGGTGCGGGCTCTAAAGCCAACGCCTTACCTCAAGGAGCGATTGCGCTGAAGAATGACTTTGGCACTACTGACTTTGGTGGCGCTTGTCCGCCGCAGGGGCATGGCATGCACAGATATATCTTTACTGTGTGGGCGCTACCTTCACCATTAGAGTTACCTAAAGAGGCATCTCCCGCGCTGTTAGGCTTTATGCTCAATGCGCAGGCCTTAGGTAGCGCTAAGCTGACCGCTGTGTATCAGCGCTAA